Part of the Methylovirgula sp. 4M-Z18 genome is shown below.
GCGGCGGTCGAGGCGGCGCGCGGCCTGGCCCTGATCGATTTTGACGAGGCGCGCCTGCGCACCCGCGAAATGGGCGAAGCCGCCTCCGTGGTCGCCGCTTTTCCCGAGGTGCGGGCGGCGCTCGTCGATGTGCAGAGGCGCTTTGCCGCCCGCGATGGCGGCGCCGTGCTCGATGGACGCGATATCGGGACGGTGATCTGCCCCGATGCCGAGGTGAAGATCTTCGTGACGGCAAGTCCCGAAACCCGCGCCAACCGCCGCGCCATCGAACTCGCGGGCCGCAGCCAAAAGGTGGATTACGCGTCGATCCTGCAAGATATCCGCAAGCGCGACGCCCGCGATTCGGAACGCGGCGCGGCCCCGCTGAAAGCGGCCGAAGATGCTGCCATCCTCGACACGAGCGCGCTAGATGTCGAAAACGCCTTTCGCGCCGCGCTGGCCATTGTCGAGCGTCGCACATCTGCGGTGGCGTGACGCCGTTCGGAGCGCGACCACCGTCTATTGCTTCGGCGACGCGCGATAGTCAAGGCGTTGCCCGGCGCGGTGATTCGAAAGGTCATAACGGTGAGCCTACGCCTTTTTTCCGATATGGCCGCAAGGGAGCCGATCGGCGGGGCCGCTTATGGCATGTGCAAACGTCTCGTCCCCGCGCGGACAAACCATACCTTGTAGGATAAAGGGTTGACACGGAAGCCGATTTTACTTTGTGTGACAAACAGTATTCGCACACTATAGACACAAAATATTTATTTACGATATTGCCTTAATCACGGCACATTATTGCGAGACAGATCGAATAGTTGGAGTTATCCTTCAGCTTGGTCGTTGTGTCACGTTTCAGCATATATTTTACTGAGGTGTTTCTACGGAATCTGTTGCCTACGTAAAGCTGGTTTAGCTTCGAATGATTCATGTCCGGTCGGGTGCATCCCTCAATGACGTTCGCCGATCGCTGAATCGTCGTGATCTCCCTTTTTGTCGCGTCAAGACAGGTAAGCTTGCGTAGCGTCAAATTCGAATACTTGGGTTGCATGGTCCGTTTATCAGGTTTGATCTAAACGCATGCCGTTCGCAGGCGTTTTAGCCAACCGAATTGCGCGTGCTTAAATTCCGTGCATGACGCATTGAATATGTGCGTTTGCGCGTCGCTGAGAGCATGCAACCGCATCGATGAGTTGGAGCGGCGTCCGTCATGGATGTCTCTTCGTTGCAAGTGCCTGCAGCATCGTTTTTCCGATGCGGCCGAACCGCGATCGAATACGCGAGCCAAACATGCGGCGCGCAAGATATCGTTGCGCGCCAGTAATTGCATGTTCATGCCGATCTTGCGCGAGTAAAATCGGCGCGGCTTTCGATATGCCAAGAAAAAATGTTGGCCGTGCCCTGAATTGGTTCGCAACAACCAAAAAGGTTCCGCCTACTAACCTAAGCCACAAGGGTAGCTTGCGACGCTTGGGGCGCCGAGGTTAGTACGGGTCTAGGGGGACTGATCGGTTTTTTATTGAATTGCGCTGGGGTCTGAGATGAGTGTGAACGGCAAAATACAGCTCGACGGTGATCGGCTTCCCGCTGCGGCTTATGGTTCGCGGGCAGTTACGACGTCGGCAACGCGACGCCTCTTCGCGCGCTCGACTGGCCATTGCACGGATTTCAGTATGTCCGAGCACGACCATGTGGCCGTGCGCTTCCGGTCGGACAATGCATTTGGTTTGTTCCTGAAGCGTTGCGTCGATGTCCTTGCGAGTTCGCTGCTCTTGATTTTCTTCGCTCCTGCCCTCGTCGCGATCGCCATTTGGGTTTGTCTCGACAGCGAGGGGCCGGCGTTGTTCGCGCATGAGCGCATTGGCCTTGGCGGCCGCAAATTCAAATGCTTGAAATTCCGCTCGATGGCTGTCGACGCCGAGGTGCGCCTCCAGCGCTTGTTGAGCAGCGACGAAGGGCTTGCAAAGGAGTGGCGCGAAGCACAGAAGTTGCGTCACGATCCGCGCGTGACCAAAGCCGGGCGCATTCTGCGGCGTACGAGTCTCGATGAGTTGCCGCAATTGATCAACGTGCTGCGCGGCGACATGAGCTTGGTGGGACCACGCCCGATCGTCGACGCCGAAATTTCGCGTTACGGCGCGTCCATTGACGAATATCATGCGATGAAGCCTGGTATCACGGGCCTATGGCAGGTGAGCGGGCGCAGCGACGCGACTTATGTCGAGCGCGTGCGGATGGACGTGCAATATGTTCGGACCTGGTCTTTCTTCGGCGACATCGTGGTTTTGCTGAAGACCATTCCTGCCGTCTTTCTGCGTCGCGGCGCCATGTGATATGGGACACACGATCGCGTCCCTGTTTTCTCATGCAACCGATGTGGCACCTGATGCACCGGCACTGATCAGCGGTCGCGATGTTCTCTCGTATCGCGAGCTTGACAGCGTCAGCCGGTCTCTTGCCGCAGCGATGCGTAGGCGCGGTGTGCGGCCAGGCGACCGTGTGTTGCTCATCATGGAGCGCGCGCCGGAAGCCGTCGTCAGCATGCTCGCCGCGCTGCTTTGCGGCGCTGTTTACGTGCCGCTCGACAAAGCCCTTCCTGCCGAACAGATCCGCGCGATCATTGCCGATTGCGCGCCGCGCCTCATCGTCGCCGCCGAAGGCTCTGCGCAGATCGTGTCCGGTACGATTTCCTACAACGATCTGCTGCGCGAGGGTGCAGACGATCGCGCCGATCCTTCTCCTTCGCCAGGTCATGCGGACGCCGCCGCTTACATCATGTACACCTCCGGTTCCACGGGTCAGCCGAAAGGTGTAGTCGTTCCGCACCGGGGCATCATTCGCCTCGTGATCGGCTGTGATTATGCCGACCTCGGCCCGAACGAGACGATTCTGCAATTCGCACCGCTCGCCTTTGATGCCTCGACCCTTGAAATCTGGGGTGCGCTGCTGAACGGCGGCCGGCTCGTTTTCGTGCCGGGCGACAACCCGAGCCTCGATGACATTGCCGATGTCATCGCGGAGCACCGCGTGACGACCCTGTGGCTCACGGCCGGGCTGTTTCACGTGATGATCGACCAGCGGCTGGACGCGCTGAAACCACTCAGGCAATTGCTCGCGGGCGGCGATGTCCTGTCGCCGAGCCATGTGCAGCGCGCGCTGCGGCAACTGCCGGGATGCCGCCTGATCAATGGCTATGGCCCGACGGAAAACACGACCTTCACCTGCTGCTATACGATTCCTGCCGATTATGTCGGCGGCCCGGTGCCGATCGGCACGCCGATCAACGGCACGAGCGTCCATATTCTCGACGATCAATTGCAGCCGGTCCCTGACGGCGAACTCGGTCAATTGTGCACGGGCGGCGCCGGTGTCGCCTTGGGCTATCTCAATCGGCCGGACCTCACGGCGGAAAAGTTCGTTTCTCCGCCGCACATGCCGGGCGAGCGCCTCTACCTCACCGGCGATCTTGCGCGGCGGCGGGCCGACGGCGTCATCGAATTTGCCGGACGGATTGATCGGCAAGTGAAAATCAACGGCAAGCGAATCGAACTCGATGCGATTGAAGCCGCCCTGCAAAACACGGCCAATGTGCGCGACGGCGTCGCGATCGTGCTGCAGGACGGGAGCGGCGCGAAAAGCATCGCCGCCTATGTCACGCTCCTCAATCCGCAAGCGGATGGCGTGGCGCAAATTCGCGCCGCGCTGCAGCGGCACTTGCCGACCTATATGGTGCCGAGCCATATCACGGTGCTCGACGCATTGCCGCTGACGGCAAACGGCAAAGTCGACCGCAAGCATTTGCCGGATCCGCGTGCGGCGGCGTCGCAGCCCATCCGTCTCGCAGCGGCGCCGGGAAACGCGCTCGAACAGGACATCACACGCGTCTGGCGCCGCATTCTGGCGCGCGATCATATCGACCGCGATGACAATTTCTTCGATCTCGGCGCGACCTCGCTGCAGGTCATGGCGGCGCATGCCGAGATCGCGCGCCTGCCCGGCGTATCGGTGCAACTCACCGATCTTTTCGCCCACTCCAATGTAGCGGCGCTGACGCGCCACCTGACCGCGCTGAACAGCGCCGGGCCGGTGGTGCGAGAAGATGCCGCCGTGCGGGCGCGGCGAGGGCAGGAGGCAGCGGCACGTATGCGCGCAGCGCGAATGAGGGGCGTATCATGAGCGACAATGGCGGCGGCATCGCAATCATCGGGTTGGCTGGACGGTTTCCCGGCGCGCAGGATACCGACGCCTTCTGGCGCAATCTTTGCGATGGCGTCGAGAGCATTCGCCATTTTCGCGACGACGAGATGGAGGATTCTTTCGCGCCTGAAATCCGTGCGCACAAAAACTTCGTCAAGGCACGCCCGATTCTCGATGGCGTCGACATGTTCGATGCGGGCTTCTTCGGCATGCAGGCGCGGGAAGCCGACATCACCGATCCGCAGCAGCGCGTCTTCTTGGAATGCTGCTGGCAGGCGCTGGAGGATGGCGGCTATGATCCGGCGCAGGTGCGCGAAGCGATCGGCGTGACGGCTGGCTGCAGCATCAACACGTATTTCCTGCATCATGTCCTGCGCGATCGCAAGGCGTCGGAGCAGTTCACCTCCGATTATCAGGTCGGGAGCTATCCGGCACTGATCGGCAACGGCCAGGATTTTGTTGCGACGCGTGTCGCTTACAAATTGAATCTGCGCGGTCCGGCGATGACCGTGCAATCGGCTTGCTCGACGTCACTTCTCGCTGTGGCGCAGGCCTGTCAAAGCCTGATGCTGTACCAGGCCGA
Proteins encoded:
- the cmk gene encoding (d)CMP kinase, whose product is MIIAIDGPAASGKGTLARRLAAHYHLPHLDTGLLYRATALALLDAGKRVDDPVAAVEAARGLALIDFDEARLRTREMGEAASVVAAFPEVRAALVDVQRRFAARDGGAVLDGRDIGTVICPDAEVKIFVTASPETRANRRAIELAGRSQKVDYASILQDIRKRDARDSERGAAPLKAAEDAAILDTSALDVENAFRAALAIVERRTSAVA
- a CDS encoding non-ribosomal peptide synthetase; its protein translation is MGHTIASLFSHATDVAPDAPALISGRDVLSYRELDSVSRSLAAAMRRRGVRPGDRVLLIMERAPEAVVSMLAALLCGAVYVPLDKALPAEQIRAIIADCAPRLIVAAEGSAQIVSGTISYNDLLREGADDRADPSPSPGHADAAAYIMYTSGSTGQPKGVVVPHRGIIRLVIGCDYADLGPNETILQFAPLAFDASTLEIWGALLNGGRLVFVPGDNPSLDDIADVIAEHRVTTLWLTAGLFHVMIDQRLDALKPLRQLLAGGDVLSPSHVQRALRQLPGCRLINGYGPTENTTFTCCYTIPADYVGGPVPIGTPINGTSVHILDDQLQPVPDGELGQLCTGGAGVALGYLNRPDLTAEKFVSPPHMPGERLYLTGDLARRRADGVIEFAGRIDRQVKINGKRIELDAIEAALQNTANVRDGVAIVLQDGSGAKSIAAYVTLLNPQADGVAQIRAALQRHLPTYMVPSHITVLDALPLTANGKVDRKHLPDPRAAASQPIRLAAAPGNALEQDITRVWRRILARDHIDRDDNFFDLGATSLQVMAAHAEIARLPGVSVQLTDLFAHSNVAALTRHLTALNSAGPVVREDAAVRARRGQEAAARMRAARMRGVS
- a CDS encoding sugar transferase, which gives rise to MSEHDHVAVRFRSDNAFGLFLKRCVDVLASSLLLIFFAPALVAIAIWVCLDSEGPALFAHERIGLGGRKFKCLKFRSMAVDAEVRLQRLLSSDEGLAKEWREAQKLRHDPRVTKAGRILRRTSLDELPQLINVLRGDMSLVGPRPIVDAEISRYGASIDEYHAMKPGITGLWQVSGRSDATYVERVRMDVQYVRTWSFFGDIVVLLKTIPAVFLRRGAM